A stretch of Episyrphus balteatus chromosome 2, idEpiBalt1.1, whole genome shotgun sequence DNA encodes these proteins:
- the LOC129908700 gene encoding pre-rRNA-processing protein TSR1 homolog produces the protein MGTDQPTHRAGALKQTNKAHKTGRHRSKGAVQAAISGKADIKTVSHRHRQLQNRDQRRDQMNQIRKNKREEVIAKKRQIGGQHTAPFLVCILPLHSQIDPHSALAILEACDEEAIVDKSAAGVTYINVPRFKQRFAFVVPPHGRGNELTVLDYLKVCDTTLFLTSAAMGEDDILDKWGHKMFNMIVAQGIPTPVVGIMDLESINPKRRQQSKSAIQKFISKLLPDEKCMQLDTNAEGINVLRRIGGQKKKILPNKANRPHLFAEKVEYLPNPDASLDTGTLKATGFLRGTPLDVNGLVHITGLGDFQMTQIEAQTDPYKLEKNRPDLPDLRVVAVADPAKQVSLQVENIPDPMDAEQTWPTEDEITEANAETKKTKLIKRMPKGWSQYQAAWIPDVETVEEKDEDSEGDDDSNDEEDDEDFMSCEDKSEDGEQSDGESETEEFVETASMSEGVVNDEKYDQTMDFQEERETLKKIQEARTDQMWPDEMDTPLDVPARERFQKFRGLESFRTSPWDVKENLPSDYARIFQFKNFDRTRRRIVEEAKDIAGACPGWYVTIHIANVPTSKWNKYKSAQQTNNLVIYGLLPHEHQMSVMNVILKRIPDSEVPIKSKEKLIIQCGYRRFVVNPVFSQHTNGDKHKFERYFRPDSTVVATFYAPIQFSPAPVLCFKENPDSSLALVARGCVLSCNPDRVILKRVVLSGHPKRNNGKSATVRYMFFNKEDVEYFKPIKLRSKCGRVGHIRESLGTHGHMKCTFDGILKSYDTIFLYLFKRVFPKWTYEECLVSCEDKDDNAMVE, from the exons ATGGGAACTGATCAGCCCACTCATCGAGCGGGAGCTCTTAAACAAACTAATAAAGCCCATAAAACTGGTAGACATCGATCTAAAGGCGCTGTTCAAGCTGCTATTTCAG GTAAGGCCGATATAAAAACCGTCTCTCATCGTCACAGACAACTTCAAAATCGTGACCAACGTCGAGATCAAATGAATCAG ATTCGTAAAAACAAACGCGAAGAAGTTATTGCCAAAAAACGCCAAATCGGTGGCCAACATACTGCTCCCTTTCTCGTCTGTATTCTCCCTCTCCACTCCCAAATCGATCCTCATTCCGCATTGGCCATTCTCGAAGCCTGCGATGAGGAAGCTATCGTTGATAAAAGTGCCGCTGGAGTCACTTACATCAATGTTCCTCGATTCAAACAGAGATTTGCTTTTGTCGTACCTCCCCATGGTCGTGGTAACGAATTGACAGTCCTTGATTACTTGAAAGTTTGCGACACAACTTTGTTCCTAACATCGGCAGCGATGGGCGAAGATGATATCTTGGACAAATGGGGTCATAAAATGTTCAATATGATTGTTGCACAAGGTATTCCTACTCCAGTAGTTGGAATCATGGATTTAGAGTCGATAAATCCCAAACGACGTCAACAAAGCAAGTCGGCAATTCAAAAATTCATCAGTAAATTGCTACCTGATGAAAAATGCATGCAATTGGACACAAATGCTGAAGGAATTAATGTCCTTCGGCGTATTGGAGGTCAGAAGAAAAAGATTCTCCCCAACAAAGCGAATCGTCCACATCTCTTTGCTGAGAAAGTGGAATATCTTCCAAATCCAGATGCTTCGTTAGACACTGGAACTCTTAAAGCAACTGGTTTCTTGAGAGGAACTCCATTAGATGTGAATGGATTAGTCCATATCACCGGTTTGGGTGATTTTCAAATGACACAAATTGAAGCTCAAACAGATCCTTACAAACTTGAGAAAAATCGACCTGATTTGCCAGATCTTCGAGTCGTTGCTGTAGCGGATCCTGCTAAGCAAGTTAGTTTGCAGGTAGAGAATATCCCTGATCCAATGGATGCTGAGCAAACATGGCCAACAGAAGATGAAATTACTGAGGCCAATGCGGAGACTAAGAAGACGAAGCTTATTAAAAGGATGCCTAAAGGTTGGAGTCAGTATCAAGCTGCATGGATTCCAGATGTGGAAACAGTCGAAGAGAAGGACGAAGATAGTGAAGGTGACGATGATAGCAACGACGAGGAAGATGATGAAGACTTCATGTCATGTGAAGATAAATCAGAGGATGGAGAGCAGAGTGATGGAGAAAGTGAAACTGAAGAATTTGTCGAGACAGCCTCGATGTCTGAAGGAGTTGTGAATGATGAGAAATACGATCAGACTATGGATTTTCAAGAAGAACGTGAGACATTGAAGAAAATTCAAGAAGCACGAACTGATCAGATGTGGCCCGATGAAATGGATACACCACTTGATGTGCCAGCCAGAGAGAGGTTTCAGAAATTTAGAGGATTGGAATCTTTTAg gaCTTCACCATGGGATGTTAAGGAGAATCTACCAAGTGATTATGcgagaatttttcaatttaagaattTCGATCGCACAAGGAGGCGAATTGTTGAAGAAGCTAAAGATATTGCTGGTGCTTGT ccGGGTTGGTATGTAACCATTCACATTGCAAATGTACCAACAAGCAAATGGAACAAGTACAAATCTGCTCAGCAAACCAACAATCTTGTGATCTATGGGCTTCTACCTCACGAACACCAAATGTCTGTGATGAATGTTATTCTCAAGCGCATACCAGATTCGGAAGTGCCAATTAAATCCAAGGAGAAATTAATCATCCAATGTGGATATCGCCGATTTGTGGTAAACCCCGTCTTCAGTCAGCACACAAATGGTGACAAACACAAG ttcgaAAGGTATTTCCGACCAGACTCAACAGTAGTTGCTACATTCTATGCTCCCATTCAATTCTCCCCCGCACCTGTATTGTGCTTTAAGGAAAATCCCGATTCATCTCTAGCTTTGGTAGCACGCGGTTGTGTGCTCTCATGTAATCCAGACAGGGTGATTCTCAAGCGTGTTGTCCTGAGTGGACATCCTAAACGAAACAATGGCAAATCAGCTACAGTTCGATACATGTTCTTCAACAAGGAAGATGTCGAGTATTTCAAACCAATCAAACTACGTTCCAAGTGTGGACGTGTTGGTCATATTCGTGAGTCATTGGGTACACACGGGCATATGAAGTGTACTTTCGATGGTATACTCAAATCGTACGATAcgatatttttgtatttgtttaagaGAGTCTTCCCCAAATGGACCTACGAAGAGTGTTTGGTTTCATGTGAGGATAAAGATGATAATGCGATGGTTGAATAG
- the LOC129908702 gene encoding probable serine hydrolase, translating into MSSASNVSRLLRKSLHGLQRDNKKSHSTHWLEAISKEFTVPSASYSTHWLEAISKEFAVPPTTNFATKDYEEIKFNVPWGHIAGKWYGPKNTRPIVGFHGWQDNAGTFDTIAPLLPSHVGFLAIDLPGHGLSSWLPNGCTYHAVDYVTFVLTLMREFGWDKISMICHSMSAINGFVFSSLYPDKCDMYIALDILKPFLRSKEVLISTVGERLETLLKVNERNRSNKQPPSYDFDELVEKLHEGSGKSINKDCCQFILNRNIKPSANDPTKFSFTRDDRLKSLLFYALPQELVCDMAQRITCPHLFIKALRAPYYEDKSNYDEVINVLTQKPNFEYHQIDGTHHVHLNEPERIADIINPFINKHRPQ; encoded by the exons ATGTCGTCTGCTTCGAATGTTTCACGACTTTTGCGAAAGTCCCTTCATGGATTACAAAGGGATAATAAGAAGTCCCATTCAACACACTGGTTAGAGGCTATAAGCAAAGAATTCACTGTACCATCAGCATCCTATTCAACACACTGGTTAGAAGCTATAAGCAAAGAGTTCGCTGTACCTCCAACAACTAATTTCGCTACAAAAGAT tatGAAGAAATCAAATTTAACGTTCCTTGGGGTCACATAGCTGGCAAATGGTATGGCCCAAAAAACACACGGCCTATAGTCGGTTTCCATGGCTGGCAGGATAACGCCGGCACCTTTGACACAATTGCTCCACTATTGCCATCACATGTTGGATTTTTAGCCATCGATCTACCCGGCCATGGCTTGTCTTCATGGCTGCCAAATGGTTGCACATACCACGCTGTAGACTATGTAACATTCGTCCTGACTTTAATGCGAGAATTCGGATGGGATAAGATTTCAATGATTTGCCATTCGATGAGTGCTATAAATGGATTCGTATTCAGTTCCTTATATCCAGATAAATGTGACATGTACATTGCTCTGGATATCCTTAAACCATTTTTGCGTTCAAAAGAAGTACTCATTAGTACTGTTGGCGAGCGTCTAGAAACACTACTCAAAGTAAACGAAAGAAATCGCAGCAACAAACAGCCACCTAGTTATGATTTTGATGAATTAGTAGAGAAGTTGCATGAAGGATCTGGGAAATCAATCAACAAAGACTGTTGTCAGTTTATACTAAACAGGAATATTAAACCTTCTGCCAATGATCcaacaaaatttagttttactCGAGATGATCGATTGAAGTCTTTGTTGTTTTATGCCCTACCACAGGAATTAGTTTGTGATATGGCACAAAGAATCACCTGCCCGCATTTATTCATCAAAGCTCTACGAGCACCTTACTATGAGGATAAATCAAATTATGACGAAGTGATAAATGTACTGAcacaaaaaccaaattttgaatATCACCAAATAGATGGAACACATCATGTGCATTTGAATGAACCAGAAAGAATAGCTGATATTATAAATCCATTTATTAACAAACATAGGCCACaataa
- the LOC129908704 gene encoding probable serine hydrolase — protein MAVAAGTSGILRRSLHKIMAEGSVSCSKNFPTKEFEEIKFNVPWGHIAGKWYGPRNTRPIVGFHGWQDNAGTFDTIAPLLPSHIGFLAIDLPGHGLSSWLPEGCSYHSVDYVTFVLTLMREFGWDKISMLCHSMSSINGFVFSSLFPEKCDLYIALDILKPVLQPKDILVKGVAEKLETLLKISERKLNKSEPPSYEFEQLVDRVHEGSGKSINKDFCQFILKRNIQPSAKDPTKFCFTRDERLKSLLFYALPQDIVCDLAARITCPHLFIKALQGPYYEPKSNYDEVINVLTKKPTFEYHQIDGTHHVHLNEPKKVADIINPFINKYRPQ, from the exons ATGGCAGTTGCTGCAGGAACTTCAGGAATTCTAAGGAGGTCTTTACACAAAATAATGGCGGAAGGCTCAGTTTcctgttcaaaaaatttccctACAAAGGAG tttgaagaaattaaatttaacgttCCTTGGGGACATATAGCTGGCAAGTGGTATGGCCCGAGAAATACACGGCCTATAGTCGGGTTCCATGGATGGCAGGATAACGCCGGAACATTCGACACAATCGCTCCTCTTCTACCATCACATATCGGGTTTTTAGCCATCGACTTACCTGGCCACGGACTATCTTCCTGGCTTCCAGAAGGCTGCTCCTATCATTCCGTAGACTATGTAACTTTTGTGCTCACCCTAATGCGCGAATTCGGTTGGGATAAAATTTCAATGCTTTGTCATTCGATGAGTTCCATAAATGGATTCGTATTCAGTTCCTTATTTCCTGAGAAATGTGACTTATACATAGCTTTGGATATCCTTAAACCAGTTTTGCAACCAAAAGACATTCTTGTGAAAGGTGTTGCCGAAAAATTGGAGACATTGTTGAAAATTTCCGAGCGAAAACTTAACAAATCAGAACCACCTAGTTATGAATTTGAACAATTGGTAGATCGAGTGCATGAAGGATCTGGTAAATCTATAAACAAAGACTTTTgccaatttattttgaaacgAAACATTCAACCATCGGCAAAAGATCCAACGAAATTTTGCTTCACTCGAGACGAACGATTAAAGTCTTTGCTGTTTTATGCCCTGCCACAAGATATTGTTTGTGATTTGGCAGCAAGGATCACTTGTcctcatttatttattaaagccCTACAAGGACCTTACTACGAGCCAAAGTCGAATTACGATGAAGTGATAAATGTATTAACAAAGAAACCAACATTTGAGTACCATCAGATAGATGGAACTCATCATGTGCACTTGAATGAACCAAAGAAAGTAGCTGATATTATTAATCCTTTTATCAATAAGTATAGACCTCAATAG